A window of Tatumella citrea genomic DNA:
CAATCGCCCCTTTCTCAATCAAAAACTCACTGCGCTGGAAACCAGGTGGCAATTTTTCACGAACCGTTTGTTCAATAACCCGCGGACCGGCAAAACCAATCAGTGCTTTAGGCTCTGCAACGTTTAAATCGCCCAGCATCGCAAAGCTGGCAGAAACACCACCCATGGTAGGGTCTGTCAGTACCGAAATGTACGGCAAACCGCGCTCACGCAGTTTCGCCAATGCAGCACTGGTTTTAGCCATCTGCATCAGTGACATCAATGCTTCCTGCATACGTGCGCCGCCGCTGGCAGAGAAACAGATCAAAGGACAATTATCTTCCAGAGCCTGTTCTGCTGCACGAATAAAACGTGCACCAACCACTGAGCCCATTGAGCCACCCATAAAGGCAAACTCAAATGCAGCCACAACTACTGGCATACCGTGCAACTCACCTTTCATGACGATCAGTGCATCTTTCTCGCCGGTACTTTTCTGTGCAGCCAGCAGGCGATCTTTGTATTTCTTCTGATCGCGGAACTTCAGAACATCTTTAGGTTCCAGCTCACTGCCAAGTTCAACTGTCGTCCCCTGGTCCATAAATGACGCTAAACGATCACGGGCATGCATACGCATATGGTGATCACATTTAGGGCAGACTTCGAGATTCCGTTCTAATTCAGCGCGATACAGCACCTGGCCACAGCTATCACATTTCGTCCAAACCCCTTCAGGAATACTCGCTTTACGCGTTGGGGTGACATTACTTTTATTAAGAATGCGTTCAATCCAGCTCATTGATGACCTTTCTGTTTGAACCTGGGTTATCCAGTTGTTTTGTTTCTGCTGAATTTTCATCCAACAGCCGGTAAATGACGCCCATTAAACCACAACCTGCCCACACTGTGGATAAAAATCTGGTTTAACCGTCAGAGGCCTGCAGGAAAAACTA
This region includes:
- the accD gene encoding acetyl-CoA carboxylase, carboxyltransferase subunit beta, whose product is MSWIERILNKSNVTPTRKASIPEGVWTKCDSCGQVLYRAELERNLEVCPKCDHHMRMHARDRLASFMDQGTTVELGSELEPKDVLKFRDQKKYKDRLLAAQKSTGEKDALIVMKGELHGMPVVVAAFEFAFMGGSMGSVVGARFIRAAEQALEDNCPLICFSASGGARMQEALMSLMQMAKTSAALAKLRERGLPYISVLTDPTMGGVSASFAMLGDLNVAEPKALIGFAGPRVIEQTVREKLPPGFQRSEFLIEKGAIDMIIRRPDIRFKIAGLLAKMMNLPAPLHDGVQSEPETETEHDET